The following proteins come from a genomic window of Miscanthus floridulus cultivar M001 chromosome 2, ASM1932011v1, whole genome shotgun sequence:
- the LOC136537683 gene encoding uncharacterized protein — MSGSAFNAFKSRVPVAWSPRLYITLVRGLPGTRRLHRRTLEAMRLRRCHRTVEHRTTPSLLGMLTQVKRLVAVETEEMYNARKQAEAERRALRPPLVVSHRPPPPTPKPAAAAAEGAAANAQ; from the coding sequence ATGAGCGGGAGCGCGTTCAATGCGTTCAAGTCGCGGGTGCCGGTGGCGTGGAGTCCCCGGCTGTACATCACGCTGGTGCGGGGCCTCCCCGGGACGCGGCGCCTccaccgccgcacgctcgaggcCATGCGCCTCCGCCGCTGCCACCGCACCGTCGAGCACCGCACCACGCCGTCGCTCCTCGGGATGCTCACCCAGGTGAAGCGCCTCGTCGCCGTCGAGACCGAGGAGATGTACAACGCGCGGAAGCAGGCCGAGGCGGAGAGGCGCGCGCTCAGACCCCCGCTCGTCGTCTCccaccgcccgccgccgccgactcCGAAGCCGGCAGCAGCAGCCGCGGAGGGTGCCGCTGCCAATGCGCAGTAG
- the LOC136537684 gene encoding nucleobase-ascorbate transporter 6-like — MAAPAPKQEELQPHAVRDQLPSVSYCLTSPPPWPEAVLLGFQHYLVMLGTTVIIPTALVPQMGGGNEEKARVVQTLLFVAGINTLIQSFLGTRLPAVMGASYTFVAPTISIILAGRYSGIADPHEKFVRIMRGTQGALIVASTLQIIMGFSGLWRIVVRLLSPLSAAPLVALVGFGLYELGFPSVAKCVEIGLPQILLLVALSQYIPHLVPLLSTAFERFAVIMSIALIWLYAFFLTVGGAYKNAAPKTQFHCRTDRSGLVGGAPWISVPYPFQWGAPTFDAGEAFAMMAASFVALVESTGAFIAISRYASATPCPPSVMSRGIGWQGVGILLGGLFGTANGTSVSVENAGLLGLTRVGSRRVVQISAGFMIFFSILGKFGAVFASIPGPIIAAIYCLLFAYVGMAGVGFLQFCNLNSFQTKFILGFSLFMGLSVPQYFNEYTSVAGFGPVHTHARWFNDMINVVFSSKAFVAGAVAYFLDNTLHRRDGTVRKDRGHHFWDRFRSFKTDPRSEEFYSLPFNLNKFFPSF, encoded by the exons atggcggcgccggcgccgaagCAAGAGGAGCTGCAGCCGCACGCCGTCAGGGACCAGCTGCCCTCCGTCTCCTACTGCCTCACCAGTCCGCCCCCATGGC CGGAGGCCGTCCTCCTCGGCTTCCAGCACTACCTCGTCATGCTCGGCACCACCGTCATCATCCCCACCGCGCTCGTCCCCCAGATGGGCGGCGGCAAT GAGGAGAAGGCACGGGTGGTGCAGACGCTGCTGTTCGTGGCCGGGATCAACACGCTGATCCAGAGCTTCCTCGGCACGCGCCTCCCCGCCGTCATGGGGGCCTCCTACACCTTCGTCgcgcccaccatctccatcatcctCGCCGGCCGCTACAGCGGAATTGCCGATCCCCACGAG AAATTCGTGCGCATCATGCGGGGCACGCAAGGCGCGCTCATAGTGGCCTCCACCCTCCAAATCATCATGGGCTTCAGTGGCCTTTGGCGCATTGTCGTCAG GCTGCTGAGCCCGCTGTCTGCTGCTCCCTTGGTTGCCCTCGTCGGATTCGGGCTCTATGAACTGGGGTTTCCAAGT GTTGCCAAATGTGTAGAGATTGGTCTTCCACAGATTTTACTGCTTGTGGCACTTTCTCAG TACATACCACATCTGGTCCCCTTGCTGAGTACTGCCTTTGAGCGGTTTGCTGTCATAATGTCCATTGCCCTCATCTGGCTTTATGCCTTCTTCCTGACGGTTGGCGGTGCCTATAAGAATGCTGCTCCCAAAACCCAATTCCACTGCCGCACTGATCGATCTGGGCTTGTTGGGGGCGCTCCATG GATAAGTGTACCTTATCCATTTCAGTGGGGAGCACCAACCTTTGATGCTGGTGAAGCTTTTGCTATGATGGCAGCTTCTTTTGTTGCTCTTGTGGAG TCCACTGGTGCATTTATTGCCATTTCACGGTATGCCAGTGCAACACCATGCCCTCCTTCCGTCATGAGTCGTGGCATTGGGTGGCAG GGAGTTGGCATTTTGCTGGGTGGCTTATTTGGAACAGCTAATGGAACCTCTGTATCTGT CGAAAATGCTGGGCTGCTCGGTTTGACACGCGTTGGTAGTAGACGTGTTGTGCAGATTTCTGCTGGATTTATGATATTCTTCTCGATCCTTG GGAAATTTGGAGCTGTTTTTGCATCAATTCCTGGCCCAATAATCGCAGCTATATATTGTCTTCTCTTCGCATATGTTG GTATGGCAGGTGTTGGGTTCCTACAGTTCTGCAACCTGAATAGCTTCCAAACAAAATTCATCCTGGGATTCTCTTTGTTTATGGGTTTGTCCGTGCCACAATATTTCAATGAATACACTTCCGTCGCAGGCTTCGGTCCAGTACACACGCATGCAAGATGG TTCAATGATATGATCAACGTGGTATTCTCCTCCAAGGCGTTTGTTGCCGGGGCTGTGGCGTATTTTCTGGACAACACCCTGCACAGGCGAGACGGCACCGTGAGGAAGGACCGGGGGCACCATTTCTGGGACAGGTTCAGGTCCTTCAAGACTGACCCGCGCAGCGAGGAGTTCTACTCCCTCCCATTCAACCTCAACAAGTTCTTCCCATCCTTCTGA